A genome region from Neofelis nebulosa isolate mNeoNeb1 chromosome 14, mNeoNeb1.pri, whole genome shotgun sequence includes the following:
- the HSF1 gene encoding heat shock factor protein 1 isoform X3 gives MDLPVGPGAAGPSNVPAFLTKLWTLVSDPDTDALICWSPQSGNSFHVFDQGQFAKEVLPKYFKHNNMASFVRQLNMYGFRKVVHIEQGGLVKPERDDTEFQHPCFLRGQEQLLENIKRKVTSVSTLKNEDIKIRQDSVTKLLTDVQLMKGKQESMDSKLLAMKHENEALWREVASLRQKHAQQQKVVNKLIQFLISLVQSNRILGVKRKIPLMLNDSSAAHSMPKYGRQYSLEHIHGSGPYSAPSPAYSSSSLYSPDTVTNSGPIISDITELAPGSPLASPGGSVDERPVSSSPLVRVKEEPPSPPRSPRVEEASPGHPSSVVEIPLSPTALIDSILRESEPAPAAPATPLTDAGGRRPSPSPPPASAPEKCLSVACLDKTELSDHLDAMDSNLDNLQTMLTSHGFSVDTSALLDLFSPSVTVPDMSLPDLDSSLASIQELLSPQEPPRPLEAENSSPDSGKQLVHYTAQPLFLVDPGSVDMGSSDLPVLFELGEGSYFSEGDDYADDPTISLLTGSEPPKAKDPTVS, from the exons CAGAGCGGGAACAGCTTCCACGTGTTCGACCAGGGCCAGTTTGCCAAGGAGGTGCTGCCCAAGTACTTCAAGCACAACAATATGGCCAGCTTCGTGCGGCAGCTCAACATGT ACGGCTTCCGGAAGGTGGTCCACATTGAGCAGGGTGGCCTGGTCAAGCCAGAGAGGGACGACACTGAGTTCCAGCACCCGTGCTTCCTGCGTGGCCAGGAGCAGCTCCTTGAGAACATCAAGAGGAAAGTGACCAGC GTATCCACCCTGAAGAATGAGGACATAAAGATCCGCCAAGACAGTGTCACCAAGTTGCTGACTGACGTCCAGCTCATGAAGGGGAAGCAGGAGAGCATGGACTCCAAACTCCTGGCCATGAAGCA CGAGAACGAGGCCCTGTGGCGGGAAGTGGCCAGCCTGCGGCAGAAGCACGCCCAGCAGCAGAAAGTCGTCAACAAG CTCATCCAGTTCCTCATCTCACTGGTGCAGTCCAACCGGATCCTGGGGGTGAAGAGAAAGAT cccccTGATGCTGAACGACAGCAGTGCGGCACATTCCATGCCCAAGTACGGCCGCCAATACTCCCTGGAGCACATCCATGGCTCGGGCCCCTACTCG GCTCCCTCCCCGGCCTACAGCAGCTCCAGCCTCTACTCCCCAGACACCGTCACCAACTCCGGACCCATCATCTCCGACATCACCGAGCTGGCCCCCGGCAGCCCTTTGGCCTCCCCAGGCGGAAGCGTAGATGAGAG GCCAGTGTCCAGCAGCCCCCTGGTACGCGTCAAGGAGGAGCCCCCGAGTCCTCCTCGGAGCCCCCGGGTGGAGGAGGCCAGTCCTGGACACCCATCCTCTGTTGTGGAGATACCCCTGTCCCCGACCGCCCTCATTGACTCCATCCTGCGGGAAAGCGAGCCTGCCCCTGCCGCCCCGGCCACACCCCTCACGGATGCGGGGGGCCGTCGCCCCTCACCCTCGCCCCCACCTGCCTCGGCCCCTGAGAAGTGCCTCAGCGTAGCCTGCCTGGACAA GACCGAGCTCAGTGACCACTTGGACGCCATGGACTCCAATCTGGACAACCTGCAGACCATGCTGACAAGCCACGGCTTCAGTGTGGACACTAGCGCCCTGCTGGAC cTGTTCAGCCCCTCAGTGACAGTGCCCGACATGAGCCTGCCCGACCTTGACAGCAGCCTGGCCAGC ATCCAGGAgctcctctctccccaggagccccccaggccccttgAGGCAGAGAACAGCAGCCCTGACTCAG gGAAGCAGCTGGTGCACTACACGGCGCAACCCCTGTTCTTGGTGGACCCGGGCTCCGTGGATATGGGAAGCAGCGACCTGCCCGTGCTCTTCGAGCTGGGGGAGGGTTCCTACTTCTCGGAGGGGGACGACTACGCAGATGACCCCACCATCTCCCTGCTGACGGGCTCTGAACCCCCCAAAGCCAAGGACCCCACTGTCTCCTAG
- the HSF1 gene encoding heat shock factor protein 1 isoform X2 produces the protein MDLPVGPGAAGPSNVPAFLTKLWTLVSDPDTDALICWSPSGNSFHVFDQGQFAKEVLPKYFKHNNMASFVRQLNMYGFRKVVHIEQGGLVKPERDDTEFQHPCFLRGQEQLLENIKRKVTSVSTLKNEDIKIRQDSVTKLLTDVQLMKGKQESMDSKLLAMKHENEALWREVASLRQKHAQQQKVVNKLIQFLISLVQSNRILGVKRKIPLMLNDSSAAHSMPKYGRQYSLEHIHGSGPYSAPSPAYSSSSLYSPDTVTNSGPIISDITELAPGSPLASPGGSVDERPVSSSPLVRVKEEPPSPPRSPRVEEASPGHPSSVVEIPLSPTALIDSILRESEPAPAAPATPLTDAGGRRPSPSPPPASAPEKCLSVACLDNLARAPQMSGVARLFPCPSSLHGRVQPGTELSDHLDAMDSNLDNLQTMLTSHGFSVDTSALLDLFSPSVTVPDMSLPDLDSSLASIQELLSPQEPPRPLEAENSSPDSGKQLVHYTAQPLFLVDPGSVDMGSSDLPVLFELGEGSYFSEGDDYADDPTISLLTGSEPPKAKDPTVS, from the exons AGCGGGAACAGCTTCCACGTGTTCGACCAGGGCCAGTTTGCCAAGGAGGTGCTGCCCAAGTACTTCAAGCACAACAATATGGCCAGCTTCGTGCGGCAGCTCAACATGT ACGGCTTCCGGAAGGTGGTCCACATTGAGCAGGGTGGCCTGGTCAAGCCAGAGAGGGACGACACTGAGTTCCAGCACCCGTGCTTCCTGCGTGGCCAGGAGCAGCTCCTTGAGAACATCAAGAGGAAAGTGACCAGC GTATCCACCCTGAAGAATGAGGACATAAAGATCCGCCAAGACAGTGTCACCAAGTTGCTGACTGACGTCCAGCTCATGAAGGGGAAGCAGGAGAGCATGGACTCCAAACTCCTGGCCATGAAGCA CGAGAACGAGGCCCTGTGGCGGGAAGTGGCCAGCCTGCGGCAGAAGCACGCCCAGCAGCAGAAAGTCGTCAACAAG CTCATCCAGTTCCTCATCTCACTGGTGCAGTCCAACCGGATCCTGGGGGTGAAGAGAAAGAT cccccTGATGCTGAACGACAGCAGTGCGGCACATTCCATGCCCAAGTACGGCCGCCAATACTCCCTGGAGCACATCCATGGCTCGGGCCCCTACTCG GCTCCCTCCCCGGCCTACAGCAGCTCCAGCCTCTACTCCCCAGACACCGTCACCAACTCCGGACCCATCATCTCCGACATCACCGAGCTGGCCCCCGGCAGCCCTTTGGCCTCCCCAGGCGGAAGCGTAGATGAGAG GCCAGTGTCCAGCAGCCCCCTGGTACGCGTCAAGGAGGAGCCCCCGAGTCCTCCTCGGAGCCCCCGGGTGGAGGAGGCCAGTCCTGGACACCCATCCTCTGTTGTGGAGATACCCCTGTCCCCGACCGCCCTCATTGACTCCATCCTGCGGGAAAGCGAGCCTGCCCCTGCCGCCCCGGCCACACCCCTCACGGATGCGGGGGGCCGTCGCCCCTCACCCTCGCCCCCACCTGCCTCGGCCCCTGAGAAGTGCCTCAGCGTAGCCTGCCTGGACAA TTTGGCTCGCGCTCCACAGATGTCTGGGGTCGCCcgcctcttcccctgcccctcctctctgcaTGGCCGAGTCCAGCCAGG GACCGAGCTCAGTGACCACTTGGACGCCATGGACTCCAATCTGGACAACCTGCAGACCATGCTGACAAGCCACGGCTTCAGTGTGGACACTAGCGCCCTGCTGGAC cTGTTCAGCCCCTCAGTGACAGTGCCCGACATGAGCCTGCCCGACCTTGACAGCAGCCTGGCCAGC ATCCAGGAgctcctctctccccaggagccccccaggccccttgAGGCAGAGAACAGCAGCCCTGACTCAG gGAAGCAGCTGGTGCACTACACGGCGCAACCCCTGTTCTTGGTGGACCCGGGCTCCGTGGATATGGGAAGCAGCGACCTGCCCGTGCTCTTCGAGCTGGGGGAGGGTTCCTACTTCTCGGAGGGGGACGACTACGCAGATGACCCCACCATCTCCCTGCTGACGGGCTCTGAACCCCCCAAAGCCAAGGACCCCACTGTCTCCTAG
- the HSF1 gene encoding heat shock factor protein 1 isoform X1, whose product MDLPVGPGAAGPSNVPAFLTKLWTLVSDPDTDALICWSPQSGNSFHVFDQGQFAKEVLPKYFKHNNMASFVRQLNMYGFRKVVHIEQGGLVKPERDDTEFQHPCFLRGQEQLLENIKRKVTSVSTLKNEDIKIRQDSVTKLLTDVQLMKGKQESMDSKLLAMKHENEALWREVASLRQKHAQQQKVVNKLIQFLISLVQSNRILGVKRKIPLMLNDSSAAHSMPKYGRQYSLEHIHGSGPYSAPSPAYSSSSLYSPDTVTNSGPIISDITELAPGSPLASPGGSVDERPVSSSPLVRVKEEPPSPPRSPRVEEASPGHPSSVVEIPLSPTALIDSILRESEPAPAAPATPLTDAGGRRPSPSPPPASAPEKCLSVACLDNLARAPQMSGVARLFPCPSSLHGRVQPGTELSDHLDAMDSNLDNLQTMLTSHGFSVDTSALLDLFSPSVTVPDMSLPDLDSSLASIQELLSPQEPPRPLEAENSSPDSGKQLVHYTAQPLFLVDPGSVDMGSSDLPVLFELGEGSYFSEGDDYADDPTISLLTGSEPPKAKDPTVS is encoded by the exons CAGAGCGGGAACAGCTTCCACGTGTTCGACCAGGGCCAGTTTGCCAAGGAGGTGCTGCCCAAGTACTTCAAGCACAACAATATGGCCAGCTTCGTGCGGCAGCTCAACATGT ACGGCTTCCGGAAGGTGGTCCACATTGAGCAGGGTGGCCTGGTCAAGCCAGAGAGGGACGACACTGAGTTCCAGCACCCGTGCTTCCTGCGTGGCCAGGAGCAGCTCCTTGAGAACATCAAGAGGAAAGTGACCAGC GTATCCACCCTGAAGAATGAGGACATAAAGATCCGCCAAGACAGTGTCACCAAGTTGCTGACTGACGTCCAGCTCATGAAGGGGAAGCAGGAGAGCATGGACTCCAAACTCCTGGCCATGAAGCA CGAGAACGAGGCCCTGTGGCGGGAAGTGGCCAGCCTGCGGCAGAAGCACGCCCAGCAGCAGAAAGTCGTCAACAAG CTCATCCAGTTCCTCATCTCACTGGTGCAGTCCAACCGGATCCTGGGGGTGAAGAGAAAGAT cccccTGATGCTGAACGACAGCAGTGCGGCACATTCCATGCCCAAGTACGGCCGCCAATACTCCCTGGAGCACATCCATGGCTCGGGCCCCTACTCG GCTCCCTCCCCGGCCTACAGCAGCTCCAGCCTCTACTCCCCAGACACCGTCACCAACTCCGGACCCATCATCTCCGACATCACCGAGCTGGCCCCCGGCAGCCCTTTGGCCTCCCCAGGCGGAAGCGTAGATGAGAG GCCAGTGTCCAGCAGCCCCCTGGTACGCGTCAAGGAGGAGCCCCCGAGTCCTCCTCGGAGCCCCCGGGTGGAGGAGGCCAGTCCTGGACACCCATCCTCTGTTGTGGAGATACCCCTGTCCCCGACCGCCCTCATTGACTCCATCCTGCGGGAAAGCGAGCCTGCCCCTGCCGCCCCGGCCACACCCCTCACGGATGCGGGGGGCCGTCGCCCCTCACCCTCGCCCCCACCTGCCTCGGCCCCTGAGAAGTGCCTCAGCGTAGCCTGCCTGGACAA TTTGGCTCGCGCTCCACAGATGTCTGGGGTCGCCcgcctcttcccctgcccctcctctctgcaTGGCCGAGTCCAGCCAGG GACCGAGCTCAGTGACCACTTGGACGCCATGGACTCCAATCTGGACAACCTGCAGACCATGCTGACAAGCCACGGCTTCAGTGTGGACACTAGCGCCCTGCTGGAC cTGTTCAGCCCCTCAGTGACAGTGCCCGACATGAGCCTGCCCGACCTTGACAGCAGCCTGGCCAGC ATCCAGGAgctcctctctccccaggagccccccaggccccttgAGGCAGAGAACAGCAGCCCTGACTCAG gGAAGCAGCTGGTGCACTACACGGCGCAACCCCTGTTCTTGGTGGACCCGGGCTCCGTGGATATGGGAAGCAGCGACCTGCCCGTGCTCTTCGAGCTGGGGGAGGGTTCCTACTTCTCGGAGGGGGACGACTACGCAGATGACCCCACCATCTCCCTGCTGACGGGCTCTGAACCCCCCAAAGCCAAGGACCCCACTGTCTCCTAG
- the HSF1 gene encoding heat shock factor protein 1 isoform X4 — protein MDLPVGPGAAGPSNVPAFLTKLWTLVSDPDTDALICWSPSGNSFHVFDQGQFAKEVLPKYFKHNNMASFVRQLNMYGFRKVVHIEQGGLVKPERDDTEFQHPCFLRGQEQLLENIKRKVTSVSTLKNEDIKIRQDSVTKLLTDVQLMKGKQESMDSKLLAMKHENEALWREVASLRQKHAQQQKVVNKLIQFLISLVQSNRILGVKRKIPLMLNDSSAAHSMPKYGRQYSLEHIHGSGPYSAPSPAYSSSSLYSPDTVTNSGPIISDITELAPGSPLASPGGSVDERPVSSSPLVRVKEEPPSPPRSPRVEEASPGHPSSVVEIPLSPTALIDSILRESEPAPAAPATPLTDAGGRRPSPSPPPASAPEKCLSVACLDKTELSDHLDAMDSNLDNLQTMLTSHGFSVDTSALLDLFSPSVTVPDMSLPDLDSSLASIQELLSPQEPPRPLEAENSSPDSGKQLVHYTAQPLFLVDPGSVDMGSSDLPVLFELGEGSYFSEGDDYADDPTISLLTGSEPPKAKDPTVS, from the exons AGCGGGAACAGCTTCCACGTGTTCGACCAGGGCCAGTTTGCCAAGGAGGTGCTGCCCAAGTACTTCAAGCACAACAATATGGCCAGCTTCGTGCGGCAGCTCAACATGT ACGGCTTCCGGAAGGTGGTCCACATTGAGCAGGGTGGCCTGGTCAAGCCAGAGAGGGACGACACTGAGTTCCAGCACCCGTGCTTCCTGCGTGGCCAGGAGCAGCTCCTTGAGAACATCAAGAGGAAAGTGACCAGC GTATCCACCCTGAAGAATGAGGACATAAAGATCCGCCAAGACAGTGTCACCAAGTTGCTGACTGACGTCCAGCTCATGAAGGGGAAGCAGGAGAGCATGGACTCCAAACTCCTGGCCATGAAGCA CGAGAACGAGGCCCTGTGGCGGGAAGTGGCCAGCCTGCGGCAGAAGCACGCCCAGCAGCAGAAAGTCGTCAACAAG CTCATCCAGTTCCTCATCTCACTGGTGCAGTCCAACCGGATCCTGGGGGTGAAGAGAAAGAT cccccTGATGCTGAACGACAGCAGTGCGGCACATTCCATGCCCAAGTACGGCCGCCAATACTCCCTGGAGCACATCCATGGCTCGGGCCCCTACTCG GCTCCCTCCCCGGCCTACAGCAGCTCCAGCCTCTACTCCCCAGACACCGTCACCAACTCCGGACCCATCATCTCCGACATCACCGAGCTGGCCCCCGGCAGCCCTTTGGCCTCCCCAGGCGGAAGCGTAGATGAGAG GCCAGTGTCCAGCAGCCCCCTGGTACGCGTCAAGGAGGAGCCCCCGAGTCCTCCTCGGAGCCCCCGGGTGGAGGAGGCCAGTCCTGGACACCCATCCTCTGTTGTGGAGATACCCCTGTCCCCGACCGCCCTCATTGACTCCATCCTGCGGGAAAGCGAGCCTGCCCCTGCCGCCCCGGCCACACCCCTCACGGATGCGGGGGGCCGTCGCCCCTCACCCTCGCCCCCACCTGCCTCGGCCCCTGAGAAGTGCCTCAGCGTAGCCTGCCTGGACAA GACCGAGCTCAGTGACCACTTGGACGCCATGGACTCCAATCTGGACAACCTGCAGACCATGCTGACAAGCCACGGCTTCAGTGTGGACACTAGCGCCCTGCTGGAC cTGTTCAGCCCCTCAGTGACAGTGCCCGACATGAGCCTGCCCGACCTTGACAGCAGCCTGGCCAGC ATCCAGGAgctcctctctccccaggagccccccaggccccttgAGGCAGAGAACAGCAGCCCTGACTCAG gGAAGCAGCTGGTGCACTACACGGCGCAACCCCTGTTCTTGGTGGACCCGGGCTCCGTGGATATGGGAAGCAGCGACCTGCCCGTGCTCTTCGAGCTGGGGGAGGGTTCCTACTTCTCGGAGGGGGACGACTACGCAGATGACCCCACCATCTCCCTGCTGACGGGCTCTGAACCCCCCAAAGCCAAGGACCCCACTGTCTCCTAG